The following is a genomic window from Nitrospira sp..
ATAGCGGCCAGCGCATCCACGACAGCGCGCTGGTCCTCTCCGCGGCCACGTATTTCTGATGAAGCCGGGCCGGAGTTTCAGAAAGAAATTCCGGCCCATGCTCATCTCCATGGAGGTTCTGCATGACCATTGAAACTGACGCGCCTGTCACAGCCGTGCTGCCTCGGGTCATCGCAATGCTCAGCAAGATCGATGGTCTTCGACTGCCTCCCAGCTCCCGCCGCGATGTCGAGGCCATTCTCGTTCGTCAGGTCACCAAAGAGCTCGACCATGCATTGCCCTGGCATGCCGGCCATGGACGCAATACCGCCAACCTTGCCGGCATCATCGGACGAGCCCTGGCCCTCGATGCCGAGGCATTGCACCAGCTCAAACTTGCCGCCTTCCTGCACGACATTGGACTCTTGATGCTCTCGCCTCACCTGACCGAGAACAAGGCGCCGCTTGAACCTGAATCCTACCTCGCCCTTCAACATCATGCCCGCCTCGGAGCCAATCTACTCGAACCCTTTCGGTTTATGCGGGAAGCCTCGGTGCTCATCGCCCATCATCACGAGCGATGGGATGGATCGGGCTACCCTTACGGCATTCGAGGGGCTTATATCCCCCTAGGCGCCAGAATCCTGGCCATCGCCGATGCGTTCGATGCCATCCAGGTACCGGACTCGTCCGACCAAGATACGCGCAACCGTGTGGCCCTTCGAATCCTTCGAGTCGCTGCCGGCACCCAATTCGACCCAGAGCTGGTCGACCTGCTCTGCCGCATCGTCCGCTCAGCCGTACCGTCGAAACACGATGAATCGTTCGCGTATTTTCATGGTTCTACTTTGCCTTGAGGAGATTGTCCCATGTCCGCCTCTTACCAACCAGCTCCTGCATCCGTTCACGTCGGTGGAATCCTCGGCAGCCTGTTGCTCTGCGCCCTGTTCATCGGGTGCAGCGGAGGCAATGACCAGGGCAGTGGAACACCTCCATCGGCAGCGTTCTCCACCAGTGGCACCCCCGGTGCCGAAGAGGCCGTCGGCGAACGCTTGTTTCTCGAAACCCGTTTCGCTCAAGCCTACAAAGTCTTTTTGGATAATGGTGGGAACATCAACGATCCCAACGCTGGCGATCCGGTCATGGCCCAGCTGGAAACCCTCGGCGCGCCGCTGACTGGCCCCTTCGCGGGCATGACCATGAATTGCCGCGCCTGCCACCTCGTCGACGATGTGCTGACCGCTCCGGGCGGCGGCATGCGCACCTATGCCGATTTCGCCCGCCGCAGCCCGGTTCCGGCCAGAGCGGACGGGAAGACGCATGCGCCTCGCAATTCGCCGGCACTCGTCAATTCGACAGTAGACCGGCCTGACGGAGTGCTCTTCCATTTCGACACAGAGTTCAATTCAATGGAGGATCTGGTCGCCGCCACCTTCACCGGCCGGAACTACGGCTGGCTGCCTGGCGAAAAATCCCAGGCCATCGCCCATCTCGCGCGCGTCGTGCGCGGCGACGACGGCTCATTCGACTTGACCGATACCGGACTGTCCTACCGCATTCTTTTCACAGGAACAAATCAGGATATTCCAGACGAGCTCCGCCTATCGCAACAATTCCGCGTCTTCGTCGGCTCCAGCACCGATCAAGAAATCTTCAACGCCGTCGTGAAAGTGGTGGCGGCCTATGTCAACGGCCTGCTCTTCTCTCAAGCCGACGACAACGGAGCACTTATCCGCTCGCCATACGATGTCTTTCTGGATATCAACGGCCTGCCGCAGCAGCCGGATGCGAATGAACTTCCGCTCGACTACAGCCGTCGCTTACGGACACTGATCAATGCGCCAGGGTTCACTCCGCAATTCGTGACGTCGAACCCAAACCGGCAAGACGGCCAATTCCAGTTCCACCCAGGACAGACCTTTACATTTGGCGCGACTGAACTCGCCGGGCTCAAAATGTTTCTGGCTGAGCCCGCGGCGCC
Proteins encoded in this region:
- a CDS encoding hypothetical protein (Evidence 4 : Unknown function but conserved in other organisms; MaGe:77309026), whose product is MSASYQPAPASVHVGGILGSLLLCALFIGCSGGNDQGSGTPPSAAFSTSGTPGAEEAVGERLFLETRFAQAYKVFLDNGGNINDPNAGDPVMAQLETLGAPLTGPFAGMTMNCRACHLVDDVLTAPGGGMRTYADFARRSPVPARADGKTHAPRNSPALVNSTVDRPDGVLFHFDTEFNSMEDLVAATFTGRNYGWLPGEKSQAIAHLARVVRGDDGSFDLTDTGLSYRILFTGTNQDIPDELRLSQQFRVFVGSSTDQEIFNAVVKVVAAYVNGLLFSQADDNGALIRSPYDVFLDINGLPQQPDANELPLDYSRRLRTLINAPGFTPQFVTSNPNRQDGQFQFHPGQTFTFGATELAGLKMFLAEPAAPFASPAELTAGSIGNCVACHAAPNFTDFKLHNTGTTQKEFDSPATGAGHAPGAFASLAIPSLSTRTANDLPATEQHPTASDRFRSIPSAGTSLTDLGVWNVFANPDMPGPQAKIRILLCDGQAPCPADSVLLDRAIARFKTPGLRDLGHSAPFMHTGQFDTLNDIITFYRDVSAQARVGTGTGAGMLRNGAVQLQGIALTPSDATPLVAFLNALNEDYQ
- a CDS encoding HD-GYP domain-containing protein (MaGe:77309025); amino-acid sequence: MTIETDAPVTAVLPRVIAMLSKIDGLRLPPSSRRDVEAILVRQVTKELDHALPWHAGHGRNTANLAGIIGRALALDAEALHQLKLAAFLHDIGLLMLSPHLTENKAPLEPESYLALQHHARLGANLLEPFRFMREASVLIAHHHERWDGSGYPYGIRGAYIPLGARILAIADAFDAIQVPDSSDQDTRNRVALRILRVAAGTQFDPELVDLLCRIVRSAVPSKHDESFAYFHGSTLP